The following are from one region of the Salmo trutta chromosome 22, fSalTru1.1, whole genome shotgun sequence genome:
- the LOC115158567 gene encoding regulator of G-protein signaling 21 isoform X2 translates to MSADLQDEQTLLFRDIVIICIHYQLFPSSLSYVRRSDIRRRGMYRKAPKPPIDEVVSWRQSLKKLQESKTGQLAFREFLRTEYSEENILFWLACEEYKTITTSNEIAIAAKRIYTEFVQVDAPRQAVSFITQFQINIDCGTRQEITNSMSQPTLSCFDKAQRLIYKLMKKDCYPRFLKSEIYQGLLEPSEAS, encoded by the exons ATGAGTGCTGATCTTCAGGACGAACAAACTCTGCTTTTCAGGGATATTGTAATCATATGCATACATT ATCAGCTGTTTCCATCATCACTCTCTTATGTTAGAAGGTCTGATATCAGGCGAAGGGGCATGTACAGGAA ggCCCCCAAACCCCCCATCGATGAAGTTGTGTCATGGCGACAATCCCTGAAAAAACTCCAGGAGTCTAAAA CAGGGCAGCTGGCCTTCAGAGAGTTCCTGAGGACAGAGTACAGCGAGGAGAACATCTTGTTCTGGCTGGCCTGTGAGGAGTACAAGACCATCACCACCAGCAATGAGATAGCTATAGCAGCCAAAAGGATCTACACAGAGTTTGTACAGGTCGACGCTCCCAGACAG GCAGTTTCATTCATTACTCAATTCCAGATAAACATCGACTGTGGGACCAGGCAGGAGATTACAAACAGCATGTCTCAGCCGACCCTGAGCTGCTTCGACAAGGCACAGAGACTGATATACAAGCTGATGAAAAAGGACTGTTATCCCAGATTCCTGAAATCTGAAATCTATCAAGGTCTTTTAGAACCATCAGAAGCCAGCTGA
- the LOC115158567 gene encoding regulator of G-protein signaling 21 isoform X1, with protein MSADLQDEQTLLFRDIVIICIHYQLFPSSLSYVRRSDIRRRGMYRKLFCCFCRAPKPPIDEVVSWRQSLKKLQESKTGQLAFREFLRTEYSEENILFWLACEEYKTITTSNEIAIAAKRIYTEFVQVDAPRQAVSFITQFQINIDCGTRQEITNSMSQPTLSCFDKAQRLIYKLMKKDCYPRFLKSEIYQGLLEPSEAS; from the exons ATGAGTGCTGATCTTCAGGACGAACAAACTCTGCTTTTCAGGGATATTGTAATCATATGCATACATT ATCAGCTGTTTCCATCATCACTCTCTTATGTTAGAAGGTCTGATATCAGGCGAAGGGGCATGTACAGGAA gcttttttgttgtttttgtagggCCCCCAAACCCCCCATCGATGAAGTTGTGTCATGGCGACAATCCCTGAAAAAACTCCAGGAGTCTAAAA CAGGGCAGCTGGCCTTCAGAGAGTTCCTGAGGACAGAGTACAGCGAGGAGAACATCTTGTTCTGGCTGGCCTGTGAGGAGTACAAGACCATCACCACCAGCAATGAGATAGCTATAGCAGCCAAAAGGATCTACACAGAGTTTGTACAGGTCGACGCTCCCAGACAG GCAGTTTCATTCATTACTCAATTCCAGATAAACATCGACTGTGGGACCAGGCAGGAGATTACAAACAGCATGTCTCAGCCGACCCTGAGCTGCTTCGACAAGGCACAGAGACTGATATACAAGCTGATGAAAAAGGACTGTTATCCCAGATTCCTGAAATCTGAAATCTATCAAGGTCTTTTAGAACCATCAGAAGCCAGCTGA
- the LOC115158567 gene encoding regulator of G-protein signaling 21 isoform X3: protein MSADLQDEQTLLFRDIVIICIHYQLFPSSLSYVRRSDIRRRGMYRKLFCCFCRAPKPPIDEVVSWRQSLKKLQESKTGQLAFREFLRTEYSEENILFWLACEEYKTITTSNEIAIAAKRIYTEFVQVDAPRQINIDCGTRQEITNSMSQPTLSCFDKAQRLIYKLMKKDCYPRFLKSEIYQGLLEPSEAS from the exons ATGAGTGCTGATCTTCAGGACGAACAAACTCTGCTTTTCAGGGATATTGTAATCATATGCATACATT ATCAGCTGTTTCCATCATCACTCTCTTATGTTAGAAGGTCTGATATCAGGCGAAGGGGCATGTACAGGAA gcttttttgttgtttttgtagggCCCCCAAACCCCCCATCGATGAAGTTGTGTCATGGCGACAATCCCTGAAAAAACTCCAGGAGTCTAAAA CAGGGCAGCTGGCCTTCAGAGAGTTCCTGAGGACAGAGTACAGCGAGGAGAACATCTTGTTCTGGCTGGCCTGTGAGGAGTACAAGACCATCACCACCAGCAATGAGATAGCTATAGCAGCCAAAAGGATCTACACAGAGTTTGTACAGGTCGACGCTCCCAGACAG ATAAACATCGACTGTGGGACCAGGCAGGAGATTACAAACAGCATGTCTCAGCCGACCCTGAGCTGCTTCGACAAGGCACAGAGACTGATATACAAGCTGATGAAAAAGGACTGTTATCCCAGATTCCTGAAATCTGAAATCTATCAAGGTCTTTTAGAACCATCAGAAGCCAGCTGA
- the LOC115158567 gene encoding regulator of G-protein signaling 21 isoform X4, translating to MSADLQDEQTLLFRDIVIICIHYQLFPSSLSYVRRSDIRRRGMYRKAPKPPIDEVVSWRQSLKKLQESKTGQLAFREFLRTEYSEENILFWLACEEYKTITTSNEIAIAAKRIYTEFVQVDAPRQINIDCGTRQEITNSMSQPTLSCFDKAQRLIYKLMKKDCYPRFLKSEIYQGLLEPSEAS from the exons ATGAGTGCTGATCTTCAGGACGAACAAACTCTGCTTTTCAGGGATATTGTAATCATATGCATACATT ATCAGCTGTTTCCATCATCACTCTCTTATGTTAGAAGGTCTGATATCAGGCGAAGGGGCATGTACAGGAA ggCCCCCAAACCCCCCATCGATGAAGTTGTGTCATGGCGACAATCCCTGAAAAAACTCCAGGAGTCTAAAA CAGGGCAGCTGGCCTTCAGAGAGTTCCTGAGGACAGAGTACAGCGAGGAGAACATCTTGTTCTGGCTGGCCTGTGAGGAGTACAAGACCATCACCACCAGCAATGAGATAGCTATAGCAGCCAAAAGGATCTACACAGAGTTTGTACAGGTCGACGCTCCCAGACAG ATAAACATCGACTGTGGGACCAGGCAGGAGATTACAAACAGCATGTCTCAGCCGACCCTGAGCTGCTTCGACAAGGCACAGAGACTGATATACAAGCTGATGAAAAAGGACTGTTATCCCAGATTCCTGAAATCTGAAATCTATCAAGGTCTTTTAGAACCATCAGAAGCCAGCTGA
- the LOC115158567 gene encoding regulator of G-protein signaling 21 isoform X5 → MYRKLFCCFCRAPKPPIDEVVSWRQSLKKLQESKTGQLAFREFLRTEYSEENILFWLACEEYKTITTSNEIAIAAKRIYTEFVQVDAPRQAVSFITQFQINIDCGTRQEITNSMSQPTLSCFDKAQRLIYKLMKKDCYPRFLKSEIYQGLLEPSEAS, encoded by the exons ATGTACAGGAA gcttttttgttgtttttgtagggCCCCCAAACCCCCCATCGATGAAGTTGTGTCATGGCGACAATCCCTGAAAAAACTCCAGGAGTCTAAAA CAGGGCAGCTGGCCTTCAGAGAGTTCCTGAGGACAGAGTACAGCGAGGAGAACATCTTGTTCTGGCTGGCCTGTGAGGAGTACAAGACCATCACCACCAGCAATGAGATAGCTATAGCAGCCAAAAGGATCTACACAGAGTTTGTACAGGTCGACGCTCCCAGACAG GCAGTTTCATTCATTACTCAATTCCAGATAAACATCGACTGTGGGACCAGGCAGGAGATTACAAACAGCATGTCTCAGCCGACCCTGAGCTGCTTCGACAAGGCACAGAGACTGATATACAAGCTGATGAAAAAGGACTGTTATCCCAGATTCCTGAAATCTGAAATCTATCAAGGTCTTTTAGAACCATCAGAAGCCAGCTGA
- the LOC115158567 gene encoding regulator of G-protein signaling 21 isoform X6, which yields MYRKAPKPPIDEVVSWRQSLKKLQESKTGQLAFREFLRTEYSEENILFWLACEEYKTITTSNEIAIAAKRIYTEFVQVDAPRQAVSFITQFQINIDCGTRQEITNSMSQPTLSCFDKAQRLIYKLMKKDCYPRFLKSEIYQGLLEPSEAS from the exons ATGTACAGGAA ggCCCCCAAACCCCCCATCGATGAAGTTGTGTCATGGCGACAATCCCTGAAAAAACTCCAGGAGTCTAAAA CAGGGCAGCTGGCCTTCAGAGAGTTCCTGAGGACAGAGTACAGCGAGGAGAACATCTTGTTCTGGCTGGCCTGTGAGGAGTACAAGACCATCACCACCAGCAATGAGATAGCTATAGCAGCCAAAAGGATCTACACAGAGTTTGTACAGGTCGACGCTCCCAGACAG GCAGTTTCATTCATTACTCAATTCCAGATAAACATCGACTGTGGGACCAGGCAGGAGATTACAAACAGCATGTCTCAGCCGACCCTGAGCTGCTTCGACAAGGCACAGAGACTGATATACAAGCTGATGAAAAAGGACTGTTATCCCAGATTCCTGAAATCTGAAATCTATCAAGGTCTTTTAGAACCATCAGAAGCCAGCTGA